From one Musa acuminata AAA Group cultivar baxijiao chromosome BXJ2-6, Cavendish_Baxijiao_AAA, whole genome shotgun sequence genomic stretch:
- the LOC135614982 gene encoding uncharacterized protein LOC135614982 has product MDAISSGGGEGEGWRVAPPMSAMEILRETVRILRAEPSPFMATLVILICPVSSALLSAVLVPPAASDALARRLAFLAAASGLPLARPLLQLCRHLAATLLSAAACFPLLATALLLARTSVAYSVACAYAGKKFRPADFFAAVRRAWRRLISTYLWVCASISACLALFLALLLLACKAFAALGYPPEIVVYPALLTVLAFSMAYAHTIIVCNLASVISVLEEVSGLLALLRSVRLIRGQTQAGLLMFLGSTIGMAFVEGLFEHRVKTLSYGNGSSRLWEGPLLVFMYSFVVLIDSMMSAVFYFTCRSSVMEELDGDGRALKGTQNASPEVDRC; this is encoded by the coding sequence ATGGACGCCATCAGCAGCGGTGGCGGAGAGGGCGAAGGATGGCGAGTGGCGCCGCCGATGAGCGCAATGGAGATCCTGCGAGAGACCGTCCGGATCCTCCGCGCCGAGCCCTCCCCCTTCATGGCCACCCTCGTCATCCTCATCTGCCCCGTCTCCAGCGCCCTCCTCTCCGCCGTCCTCGTCCCCCCTGCCGCCTCCGACGCCCTCGCCCGTCGCCTCGCCTTCCTCGCCGCCGCCAGCGGCCTCCCCCTCGCCCGCCCCCTCCTCCAACTCTGCCGCCACCTCGCTGCCACCCTCCTCTCTGCCGCCGCCTGCTTCCCCCTCCTGGCCACCGCCCTCCTCCTCGCCCGCACTTCCGTCGCCTACTCCGTCGCCTGCGCCTACGCCGGCAAGAAATTCCGCCCCGCCGACTTCTTCGCCGCCGTGCGCCGCGCCTGGCGCCGCCTCATCTCCACCTACCTCTGGGTCTGCGCCTCCATCTCCGCCTGCCTCGCCCTGTTCCTCGCCCTCCTCCTGCTCGCCTGCAAGGCGTTCGCCGCGTTGGGCTACCCGCCCGAGATCGTCGTGTACCCGGCACTGCTCACCGTCCTCGCCTTCTCAATGGCATACGCCCACACCATCATCGTCTGCAACCTCGCGAGCGTGATCTCCGTCTTGGAAGAGGTCTCCGGGCTGTTGGCTTTGCTGAGGTCGGTGAGGTTGATCAGGGGGCAGACGCAGGCGGGGCTGCTGATGTTCCTCGGGTCGACGATTGGGATGGCGTTCGTGGAGGGGCTATTCGAGCATCGAGTGAAGACCTTAAGCTACGGAAACGGGTCGTCACGGCTGTGGGAGGGGCCACTTCTGGTCTTCATGTACTCCTTTGTTGTACTGATAGATTCAATGATGAGCGCAGTGTTCTACTTCACCTGTAGGTCCTCTGTCATGGAAGAATTGGATGGGGATGGCCGTGCTCTGAAAGGAACGCAGAATGCTTCTCCCGAAGTGGACCGATGCTGA